A single region of the Nicotiana sylvestris chromosome 6, ASM39365v2, whole genome shotgun sequence genome encodes:
- the LOC138871632 gene encoding intracellular protein transport protein USO1-like encodes MSPVGAQFNSSESKEQLREQVTTSSRLCVVSVRTNREPGSLYSLVDPKILSIGIRAGFFYLAKQSKIDMLTTEYELFRMKNDESIQDMNTRFTSIINELHSFGEIISRNKLVNKILSVLPSSWESKKKKKKKDNERREPKREKNLVFKTDNNDSSGEDDDVAYLTRRFQKMDCPILKQDQYKNNSNKAAKRNPVPDKLFKRKNVADNVVRQALVAWGDSSSESEEENVHRDSSMMVVESEAIEYDSIFALMAQSDYDEDNDDEKTIENLKKEKDALDEKIANIEHEIDDLMIVVVDLKETIECVRKEKEVLTERVTNIEHDRDDLLVVVVDLKETIGELK; translated from the exons ATGTCTCCAGTTGGGGCACAGTTCAACTCCTCAGAGTCAAAGGAACAACTGAGGGAACAGGTCACTACCAGCTCCCGAT TGTGCGTGGTTTCTGTGAGAActaatagagaacctggttctctatatagtttggtggaccctaaaattctatcaattggtattagagcaggttTTTTCTATCTG GCCAAGCAATCAAAGATTGACATGCTTACAACTGAATacgagctcttcaggatgaagaACGATGAATCCATTCAAGATATGAATACTCGATTTACCTCTATCATCAATGAGCTCCACtcttttggggaaatcatttCAAGAAACAAGCTTGTCAATAAAATTCTTAGTGTTCTACCCAGCTCCTGGGAAAGCAAG aagaagaagaagaagaaggacaatgaaagaagagagccAAAAAGGGAGAAGAATCTGGTCTTCAAGACAGACAACAATGATTCaagtggtgaggatgatgatgtgGCTTACTTGACAAGAAGATTCCAGAAAATG GATTGCCCTATCCTAAAGCAAGATCAGTACAAAAACAACTCTAACAAAGCAGCcaagaggaacccggttcctgaTAAACTCTTCAAGAGGAAAAATGTCGCTGACAATGTTGTGAGGCAAGCTCTTGTtgcatggggagactcctccagcgaatctgaagaagaaaatgTTCATAGGGATAGTTCAATGATGGTAGTAGAAAGTGAAGCAATTGAGTATGACTCAATCTTTGCCTTGATGGCTCAGTCTGATTATGATGAAGATAacgatgatgag AAAACAATTGAGAACCTGAAAAAAGAGAAGGATGCCTTGGATGAAAAAATTGCAAATATAGAACATGAAATAGATGATCTAATGATTGTTGTGGTAGACCTGAAAGAGACCATTGAGTGTgtaagaaaggaaaaagaagtcTTAACTGAGAGAGTTACTAACATTGAACATGATAGAGATGACCTATTAGTGGTGGTCGTGGACCTAAAGGAAACAATTGGGGAACTTAAATAG